A single genomic interval of Daucus carota subsp. sativus chromosome 1, DH1 v3.0, whole genome shotgun sequence harbors:
- the LOC108204720 gene encoding F-box/kelch-repeat protein At3g23880-like — translation LVLSAVHLHLGGKLSHVREKLKRKKTVAADLPGEVVYWEILTRLPIKSAVRFKCVSKSWLSQISSPKFAKRHLTCNATQNPSDYDRLIAQKENKIVILSHYNETFALPFSCRGLVGSVRGLVCLSHDEKLSLWNPAIHQSKEFTLPPNCFDYIEYMGFGFDPVSNNFKVVLLSSDFRSASVYNSDSDSWTNVFVPDNVHLLMKKERTFLTDSMTIVKDCPYWRFITFAKAPATDTTDTLTPTSLTPMKFDAGSNDFILLPEFHFDTSVRAESDAFSFQLVDMNDHLTLIFYDQNSSNRMLDIYSLKGEEGSCVWSRIYSIGPLDFHKRHWFVCQGFYGGEIVIEDNGMFSCFDQKRGTIKRLRTTVTTVTVTSLSCFRYTPSMFFLEGMKSVYLRTQTRRTTGLCSRVPRRLVDSFKN, via the exons CTTGTTCTATCAGCTGTGCATTTACACTTGGGTGGCAAGTTAAGTCACG TGCGTGAGAAATTAAAGAGGAAGAAGACCGTGGCGGCGGACCTACCAGGAGAAGTAGTCTACTGGGAGATACTCACCCGACTCCCAATCAAATCTGCGGTACGTTTTAAATGTGTATCTAAATCATGGCTATCTCAAATCTCTAGTCCCAAATTTGCAAAAAGACACCTCACTTGCAACGCCACTCAAAACCCTAGTGACTATGACCGTCTCATTGctcaaaaagaaaacaaaattgtcATTCTTTCTCACTACAATGAAACATTTGCACTCCCATTTTCTTGTCGCGGTTTAGTTGGTTCTGTTCGTGGCCTAGTTTGTCTTAGTCATGACGAGAAGTTGTCTTTGTGGAACCCTGCAATACATCAATCCAAGGAATTCACTCTTCCACCAAACTGTTttgattatattgaatatatggGATTTGGTTTTGATCCCGTAAGTAATAACTTCAAGGTTGTGCTTTTGTCAAGTGATTTTAGGTCTGCTAGTGTATACAACTCTGACTCCGATTCTTGGACTAATGTATTTGTTCCTGATAATGTGCATCTTCTTATGAAAAAAGAAAGGACCTTCTTGACAGATTCTATGACTATTGTAAAGGACTGTCCGTATTGGAGATTTATTACATTTGCTAAAGCGCCTGCTACAGATACGACAGATACGCTCACTCCAACTTCTTTGACACCGATGAAGTTTGATGCTGGAAGTAACGATTTCATTTTGTTGCCTGAATTTCATTTTGATACGAGTGTACGTGCAGAGAGTGATGCATTTAGTTTCCAACTGGTGGATATGAATGATCATCTTACTTTGATATTTTATGATCAAAACTCTTCAAATCGTATGCTGGATATATATTCTTTGAAGGGTGAGGAGGGAAGTTGTGTTTGGAGTCGGATATACAGTATTGGACCGCTTGATTTTCATAAACGGCATTGGTTTGTGTGTCAGGGATTTTATGGTGGCGAGATTGTAATTGAGGATAATGGAATGTTTTCATGTTTTGATCAGAAAAGGGGTACAATCAAGCGCCTTAGAACAACTGTTACAACTGTAACTGTTACCTCTTTAAGCTGCTTCAGATATACGCCTAGCATGTTTTTTCTTGAAGGAATGAAGTCTGTTTATCTAAGAACCCAAACTCGCCGTACAACTGGTCTATGCTCTAGAGTCCCTCGGCGATTAGTCGATTCATTTAAAAATTGA